Proteins from one Primulina huaijiensis isolate GDHJ02 chromosome 18, ASM1229523v2, whole genome shotgun sequence genomic window:
- the LOC140964589 gene encoding NDR1/HIN1-like protein 13 has product MEERDVPPPANDRGTYVVQIPRNQVYRIPPPENARIVEQHTRNFPQKSRKCGFSRIVCWLLLILILLGIVAGIALFVVRATLYNPKSPELELTQFHSKNLEQLLPNKTHIHIHTRPPEYDITLHATNPNERMSFSFLGAGKSSLVFKNKKIGHGGAPSSSTEEPNSPVRIPVALYGSGAPLTEAIKKSLADTDETKSMQLEIETSIEFNSWARNERKDIVITCDFKVKGSLLKIPKVSSEHDTMAGLLKCICMLGSISSDGHGASYRV; this is encoded by the exons ATGGAGGAGCGGGATGTCCCACCACCGGCCAACGACCGCGGAACTTACGTGGTTCAGATCCCACGCAATCAAGTCTACCGCATCCCACCACCGGAAAACGCCCGTATCGTGGAGCAGCACACCCGTAACTTCCCTCAGAAATCTAGGAAATGCGGCTTTTCTCGTATCGTTTGTTGGCTTCTTCTCATTCTCATCCTCCTCGGAATCGTGGCCGGGATCGCCCTTTTTGTGGTCCGTGCCACCTTGTACAACCCCAAATCGCCGGAATTAGAGCTCACGCAATTCCATTCCAAGAATTTGGAGCAACTTCTCCCTAATAAGACCCACATCCACATCCACACCCGCCCGCCAGAATATGACATCACGCTGCACGCAACAAACCCTAACGAGAGGATGTCCTTTTCCTTCCTTGGAGCTGGAAAATCTTCTCTGGTTTTCAAGAACAAGAAAATTGGGCACGGAGGGGCTCCATCATCATCAACAGAAGAACCCAATAGCCCAGTCCGTATCCCGGTTGCACTGTACGGCTCTGGGGCGCCACTAACAGAAGCAATCAAGAAAAGCCTGGCCGATACAGATGAGACCAAATCCATGCAATTAGAGATCGAGACATCGATCGAGTTCAACAGCTGGGCGAGGAATGAGCGTAAAGATATCGTGATAACATGTGATTTTAAGGTGAAAGGCTCTTTGTTGAAGATTCCCAAG GTTTCTTCTGAACATGATACAATGGCGGGGCTCCTGAAGTGTATATGTATGCTGGGATCGATATCTTCTGATGGCCACGGAGCTAGCTACAGGGTGTGA